The Alnus glutinosa chromosome 7, dhAlnGlut1.1, whole genome shotgun sequence genome includes a region encoding these proteins:
- the LOC133872906 gene encoding protein SCO1 homolog 1, mitochondrial codes for MANIISRNVNHLRYVNLCLSRFRRLPIPSPPLADTTPLRTLPLLQSVVPLGFGIQSLGIYQRCLFGTSTASVKPENQASNSSGEANSGNGNHSGGSHQSSESGKSVRGGPVSWLSFLLLIATGAGLIFYYDKQKKQHIEEITNASEAVKQGPSVGQAAIGGPFNLMNHDGKHVTEKDLLGKWTLIYFGFTHCPDICPEEIQKLAAAIDKIKEKAGIEIVPVFISVDPERDTVEQVAEYVKEFHPKLIGLTGTPDEIRNVARAYRVYYMKTAEEDSDYLVDHSIVMYLMGPDMQFVKFFGKNNDVDSLTDGVIKEIKHKQYKK; via the exons ATGGCGAACATCATTTCGCGAAACGTGAATCATCTCCGCTACGTCAATCTCTGTCTCAGCCGATTCAGAAGATTGCCGATACCTTCTCCACCGCTCGCCGATACAACTCCTCTCCGaactcttcctcttcttcaatCG GTTGTACCACTAGGTTTCGGAATTCAGTCTTTAGGAATATATCAGAGATGTCTGTTTGGTACTTCTACTGCCTCTGTTAAGCCGGAAAATCAAGCATCAAACAGTTCTGGAGAGGCTAACTCTGGCAATGGAAATCATTCAGGAGGATCACATCAGAGCAGTGAATCTGGAAAATCTGTTCGAGGAGGG CCTGTTTCGTGGTTGAGTTTTCTTTTGCTCATTGCTACGGGAGCAGGATTGATCTTCTACTACGACaagcaaaagaaacaacatattGAAG AAATTACTAATGCTTCAGAGGCAGTAAAACAGGGACCATCTGTGGGACAAGCAGCCATCGGGGGCCCATTTAATCTTATGAATCATGATGGGAAGCATGTTACTGAAAAGGACCTTTTAGGGAAATGGACATTGATATATTTTGGCTTCACTCACTGCCCTGACATCTGCCCAGAGGAGATACAGAAGCTAGCTGCTGCAATTGATAAAATAA AGGAAAAGGCAGGGATTGAAATTGTACCTGTTTTCATCTCTGTTGATCCCGAGAGGGACACTGTCGAGCAAGTAGCCGAATATGTCAAAG AGttccatccaaaattaattGGGCTAACTGGTACCCCGGACGAGATACGGAATGTTGCTCGTGCATATCGAGTTTATTATATGAAGACAGCAGAGGAAGACTCTGATTATCTTGTCGATCACTCAATAGTCAT GTACTTGATGGGTCCTGATATGCAATTTGTAAAATTCTTTGGGAAAAACAATGATGTTGATTCACTTACTGATGGCGTGATTAAAGAGATCAAGCACAAGCAGTACAAGAAATAG